Part of the Mycteria americana isolate JAX WOST 10 ecotype Jacksonville Zoo and Gardens chromosome 10, USCA_MyAme_1.0, whole genome shotgun sequence genome, CGGTTTGTGGCGTCATCTCTTCCTGTTTGACTATTTCAAAGGAGCAAATTCATACTGTGCTGGCTTTGTACTCTCATTACAAATGTTGCCTTCAGAACAGATTCATACTTTGCCATTTTCTGTTCTCGTTACAGTGTTTGTTATGAGAATGAGATATCATAATTTTAATGCCCGGTATAGCCTGTGAAAGACTATAAACATTTAATAGACTCATAAACATAGACTTTAACCTTTTCAATATTCTGTAGCTGGATTGGCCCCCGCTGTACTGCATCCCCACAGGTTACTGCTGCGAACACGAGGGATGGCCGCGGCGAGTGAATCAAACAGCAGAAATCCCGAAAAGGTCAAAGCAGCGCAGTTTACTATTATCTTCCTTAGAATATATGAGGCGTTACAATTCCGATACCGCATTTTTGTGGCTTAGGTTGGGGCAAGAGGAAGAAATGGCATGGCATAAATCTCTTCTGAAGACAGTCGTTGTAATGGGGATGGAAACGAGCACCCACTGAACTCATCTCTTCTAACTCTCCTATGGCCGTGCTGGGTGTCTGCCCTCCTCTTGCTCCGTCTCCCGGCTTGTCCTGCCTTCAATATACAGAAGAGGTAGCAGCAACTAATTGTGCATGTGTTTTCTTTAGGAGATTAGGAAACCCCCCCCTCAAGACTTTTCTGCTAAAATAGTTGTTCGGTATTCTTCCATTTGATGTGCTTTATTGTGAATAAAATGGCAAAAAGTGTTTTATAGTCAAGGATGAAGAATGCGACAGAGCAGAAAATGTACACGGTGAGTTTGAAGCTTCAGATGTGGTGGAGTTGGAGATCATCTGAAACTGGTGTGCAGCTTACTAAAACATATCAGACGATGCagactttttacttttttaatctgGATTTATGATGAAGGTACTGGAACAGGTGCTCGCTTTTACCGAATTGGGTTTAAATTGCTCCATGCACCATTTTTGTCCATTTGGAGCGATTCAATAGTGCTTGTTCctctaggaaagaaaaagcctctgCACAAAGGGTTGGGAGCCAGCACCGAATATTGGATGTGCAGGTTGCTGTGCCCCGAATGACCAGCTCCAGTGTCAGCTGCAGGAGAGTGCAGATCGCAGGAGGGAAACCCGGGACCTTACCCGACTGCGTGTTGTACTCGTCTGAAGCCAGTCTTGGGACGGCTGCAGCAGAACAGGGGCCAGCGTTTTCCCAGGTTTAGCTGAGGCAGGCCTGAGTGATGCTTAGTCACAAAGGTTCTCCACCATGGGGAACCGAAAGCTCAAAAACCCCGGTTTGTAATTTTCTCATATACCGGCCTGAAAAAATCTTTGAACTTCAGCTTTGTACTTGAAACCTAATCCTGTTATAACTATCTTATTATGCAACCGCATATTTTTCTGCGAAAACTATTGCCAGTCACATTACCATGTATTCATTTCTGTATAGATCTTGTTACAAAGGCAGATTTTCTTAGGCTGTACTACAGCTTTACTATAGTATGAAGAATACATGACAGTAAAACCTATACTattactttttccattaaaaagttatCATGGCTGTATAATTTTGGGTGTGTTGCATCCCCTCTCTGCTGCGATTAGGAGAAGTTTtggctgagcagggcaggatttCGTGTTTATAAGGTGCCGTGTCGTTCCTGCACTCGTGTTGGGTTTCTGTAGCATCACCTACAGAGAGATTTGTCTACTCTATTGAAAAGCAGGATTGCACAGAAGGATTCGACCCTGCAAAAGCTTTATGTGGACAGAATTCCCGCTGCTGAATTGTTTCCTTCGTGAAGAAGCTGTATCAAAGGTAATAAAGTTTTAAATCGATAATCTAAATATATGCAGTGCTCTAATCTTCCTGTAGATTTAGTAATCCCCTGTGACATTGACAGGACAGTTTCTGCAAACTCCAAATTCCAGCACTAAATTAGCATTTCTTAGGTCTAAGAGATCCAGTATGTCCACACAGTGTGTATGGAGCAAGGAGCAGCATAGCTTCACAAACTCAGGTTTGACAGCGtttgtatttatgcatttatgtatttatgcatttatgtatttatgcatttatgcATCGTTGCATTTAGCAACTCCATTTTCAGGatctaggggggaaaaaaaaaaaaaaaaggctgtggctAATTGTCCCTGCCTGCAAGtgtgttttctggcaggactttgatttttccttttcccccctccgGTACGGAGCCCTGGAAAGCCCCGCGCGATGCCGGCCCCTGCTTTCCTCCCGTAACTGCACAGAATTTGTGCTGCGGAGTCGGACCCCCAGCACCTGCTGGGTGCCTTTCAAGCTGCTTTAACTGGATCACAAGTTCCTAGCTGTAGATAGATGTAACAGAGACTAATCCCATAATCTAGACAGAAGTACAAGCCCTGAACGGGGAGCAGCTCGTGTTACCTCCATTTGCACTCCAGCCGACATGGCAGGAGGAGTTCAGACGTTGTCACTCCCCCCCCCGAGCCACTTTCTGGTGAGTAAGATCTGtcagctgatttttattttattttattttattttttccttcccaaagtcTGGAGataaatatgcaaaacaaaacttcatGCTTTagccaaaaaggaaaacaactttggTTCAGAAATGGCGTTTCGACGTTGGGTAAATATTATTTGTACTTGAGGTGCAGAAGTCAAGGACtggcatcatttaaaaaataaaaacccagcaGCAGAATAATGGAGCAGCATTTTCGGATCCTTAATAGTACCAGGGGTGAGAAGGGCTGCTGCCCAGCTTCTCACAGTCGCTGCTTGAAATACCcacgtttttaaaaaaaatacttttgcagcAGCAGACTCCTCGGTGTCGTTTCAGCGCTGCTCGGTGCCGGCAGAAGATTGATCAGGAGCCGCAcggagctgcagagccaggacCCAGCGATCGATAGCACCACAAAACCAGAGCCGGCAGAAATGATATTTACCATTAGCTTTTTAACTTCGTGTTGACAGGCTCTTACCAATGACAGCTCTTCCTCGCTCTCCTCTGTCTATCCCCTTCCAAGATTTAATACTGGTTTGCCATTTTAATTAAGGACGTGATTCTACAAATATTTACAAGCCGGCGTAGCACGTAGCGCTCGCTGTGAATCAGCAAGCCACAGATCCAGGTACAAATCCCTTCACAAGCGTGTGTAAACTGTGGCACCGTTCACATCACCACCACGTAAAATGGTGGTTTTAAATCCTCTTGCTTACCCTGCTTTCCCGAATCCTAAAAAACTCAACCAAAAATCCATTTGGGGCGAGATTTCACATACCGGTCCTCAGCATAGAAGTCTGGCTTTCTTTTCATTGCATTAAACCAAAAGTTATTTAGTTTGGCCCTCTCCATATCTTACAGCGTTAACAAAAATAGATGCTTATTGCTTTAATAAAGGTTTTGATTTGGAAATTATTTACCATTTAGACTTCGTATGCTCTAATTGCTTTTGATTCTTCAGAATATATATAATGGAAAGCAGCTGAAAGACCGGGGTTTAAAAATGGGCTCTTGCACATTTGAAGTAAATTTTATCCTGCAATCAGTCGTAAAGATCTTAACTGCAGCTATCACGTATCCTAAATATGTAATTGCTGTGGAGCCTTTCCAGTCTATTGGTTACAGGATGCTAGAAAAAGGGGAAAGCGAGTACAAACGTAGGCCCTGATCTCGGCGAGTATTTTCGGGGATACTCAGCAGGACTGGTCACCTGCCTAAAATCTTGTATATACATTTCTTCTAGGATGGAGCCTggagcgaggttgtgcagggacacaactgaataatttcatttgcatGGAGGAGCTCACTGAATTAAATAGAAACTGCTCCGGTGAGTAAAATGATGAATTGGGTCTGGGTTTTGGGATCGGACCCTTGGCTGAAGggcatcccccccagccctgcatgcTCCCTGGCTCCCGGGGGAAGGACTTAGTGTTTTAAATGTGCCTCCATCTACACGTGGATCTGCCCTAAAAATCGGTGGCGATTTTGGTACATCGATGCAGGCCCAGTTGGACCGGGTGCTCTCGTCCGCTTTGCCTGAACGTCTGGAATtgctacttaaaaataaagaaagaaaaactcaaaTTACTTAATTTTGAGGGATTTCAAAAGCATGTTGGTCAAATGTAGTCTAGGTACGGATGGGATGAACTGGTCCATATTCTGAATGATCTATAAAGACCACTATGAAGTGGGATAGCATCTCTGCTTACTTGCAGCAATTTTTGCTTTCAAGCGAACCCCCTCCTATGGTCCTGGCCCTCTCTAGAGGGGAGGAGAGCACGGCTCGGGAATATTTGAAATTTAAAGCCAAAGGAAGCCTCAGGTTTCATataacataaaaagcaaaggagattCAGCCTCGAAAATTGTTAAAGATGTTTAACACTCTCCATTAAAATCACAAAAGCGGTGTAATTCATTGTTAtcagagaaatgctttctttcaaCCCTTTCTTCTTTAAAGGACCGCGTGAGATATTTCAGTACTAAATTAGTATCTTCCATTAGTGCGAGCGGCTGCTAAGTACACACCATAAATTCTTCGTACTGGGAGACACATGTGGGCAAAGGATGCAAAGGCAAGGCCACTGCGGTCCTCGAAGGAGAGCTGAGGGGCAGCTGCTGCAAGCCCAGAGGTTTGCAGAGGCTGCCGAGATAGATGCTTGATGGTGGGCAGCTTATATAAAGCCTGGATACGCTCGTTCGGGGTTTACTTTATTCTAACGAAGACCAAATTTGGAGTCTCTCGTTCTTATGATTATACCCTGTGCTTCTTTCCACCCACTCTtgagttctttttttaatgatttcctAAATTCGGAAGATAACCTGATCCATGACGGTGAAGCTGAAGTTTCTTTTCCTGCCCTTGGTTTGGTGGGACTTTTGGATGCTTAGCATCCccagccgccccgctccgcccggatGCGCTCAGCACCCGAGGCATCCCCACGCACACGGTGTATGATGGGCAGCAAAGAAGACAACAGTGATCTCTACTTAACATTAGGTGGCACAAAAGAGTTTCCTTTTGCTCACAGGAATACTGAAATATATGGGCAATAACaagcagagattttcttttctttaaatgaaattctCCTTCcctattttttccagctttcaaGCAGTCTTTGAAGTACTTCTGCTGATAAACTTACTTGATTTTGCCTTTCATTGCATCTCTTTTGTCTCTtaacataatttgttttaaaataacacataACGCAGCCCTCGCTGTAGTTGTATTTACAGAACAGCCAAAAGGCTCTAAAACAGGCTAATTTCAGTGAAACGCCTTCTGCCCTTCCTCCAAACCAACGCTGGCTGCGAGAGCTTTACCTCTCAGGACCCTGAACGTTAAGAGCCAGCGTGACCACGTAGGGTACGTTTTAACGTGAAGCTTTTCCTCCGTGTCCTTGGTTGGGGCTGTTTACAAACCACGGCCATTTACTCCCGCTTTGGTACCCACGCTACTCGGTGCACGTTTATTTTGCTTCTGGAGCTGACTGAGAAATGTGATTTTGGGGGGCTAtatttccttccccttctgtTGTAATCCTTTCTGAAGCAGTTGCAGGTTGTCGTCCCGCTGCGgaggcagccgggctttgccgggcGCAGGGGCAGGCGCAGGCCCGTCACCCCCAACACCGCGGTGTCTGCGCCGTGCTGCAGCTTGCaaagacttacaaaaaaaaaaaaaaaaacaaccaaatcaGATTTATGGTTAAGAAACAAAGCATCGCCCACTGCTTACGTCCCAAATCCCTCTTGCTAACAGGTACAGGACCGTACGTTTGTTGTAAGCGGCGTGGGAAGGTGCCTGTCCACtcgtgctcctgctgctgctgggttatTACAGACAAGAGAGCTCGCTCGGGTCGCTTCTCAGGACTCCTAAAGGTAATTTTCCCCTCCCCTAAGCTATTCGCAGAAGGGTTGGTTATTGTTTTCCCCACGGTTCAGCTTCGGAAGGggggaaagaacaaaaaactgAAGGCCCTTTCGCCGGTGCTGCCGTGAAGTTTgctgcttccctgcctccccccccccccccccagcacccaccctccTCCCTtcgcccggcccggctgccggggctggagctTCCCCGTTTCACCCCATTAGATGTGATTAACTGTTATTGTTCCTCCCGAACACGCCACTTCCCGCccagggggagcggggggcggcccgggccggggcgggggggggggggggggggggggtgtcggggcgcAGGAGCCCCGACCCGGCCCCTACGCtgcgctgccggtgccggcggccCGGGGAGGGTGGGGCGGAGGGAAGGACGGAACAAAAGAAACTTCCTTCGTGCCCCCGTTCCTGCTGctcgggcggcgggggggggacccccgCCGGGTCCCCTGCAGGCAccggccggcggggaggaggcggccgcAGCGCGGGCGCGCAGAGCTGCGCGGGAGCGGAGGCGAGGAGCAGCGCTGCGCCTGCCGCCGCACGTTACACACGCGTACACACACCGATCTCGCTCTATAGGGTACATATACGCGGCGGCGCGtcctgcccagcgctgcccgggcCCGAGAGAGCCGCAGaccccctttcccccccaaaagcgccttttcccccccaaaagcGCCTTTTCCGCGCCCCGCGGCAGGTGGGAGCGggcccgcccggcgctgcccggcccggccccagccccttTCCCGGGAGGGCGCCGGCCCttcccggggagggggagcccggtgcggcggggggggggcgaggcccggggggtccccgtgcccgcagccccggctcggcCAGCGCACACACAACGCAAGgtcatttttaatcctttttttgttcttgttttttttttttttttgtaaaaatgtttatttaaaccttttttttaaatttttttttccttttacaacaaTAAAATATTGCGTCAATATAAACCCCTTGACTAAAACTGGTCGACAACCAAACGTTACAGCCACTCGTGTGTTCcgttgttatttttcttttttccgaCACCCAtttaggcttttctttctttctttctgaaacgttttttttctttttttccttttttttaaacataatgcggaatttattgaaaataaataattgttgGCAACTGCAATAGGCAATTTTGGATAAAATAGTTGAAAAAAGCAACCTTTAATGAAAATAGCGTTTATTATACATCAGTTACTAAATGAATAAACTAAATgatctttctttaaattaataaCTTCCAAAAAACGTTTAATATACAAAACTGTACAGTTATAAAGTTGGCAGAAATAGGCAGGTCCTCAGTGtcgagtttggtttttttttttcctttttttccttttttttttcctttttttttttttttagcgcttactgaaaaatacttgaaaaatataaatgtcgaaaggaaaaaatctgaaggccggggaaggagaggggctgtGCGGGGAGCCGCGGAGCGGGGTGCAGCCGCGGAGCGGGGCCGtaccgggcccggcccggcccgggggggcccctgggtgcggggggagcccggcccggcccggtccggtcctgcccggcccggtcccgcccggcggccccgagccagcccggccgcggggagggtGCGGGTGCAGCGGGTGAACTTGgccgcgcacacacacgcacacgcgaGCAGCGATTCCCCTtcgcgagcggctgcgtgggtgCGTGGGCGTTGCACCCCCCCGCCCTTGTGCACAACACATCCacgggcgggcggaggggagggggcggttACAGCTCAGCACTGCCCTGTGCCGAAAAAATGGTGATGGTTTTAGCCTTTTagtgactttttctttgtttgttttgtttttctccctgttcggtttgttttgcctttttttttttttgcctttttttttttttttttaataaaagcttgtcACCAAATCCAGCATCTCCCTGGGACGCGGAAATAAGCTCAGCGTGAACCAAATGCGGGCGTTttctgtccccctccctccccccacgaAATTCATGAGACGCCTCATTCCTCTTCACTATcgaaacaaaatacagaaaaactgatTTCCGAAGCCGAAGCGCAGAAGTATCAAGGTGTTTTACTACAGACCTCTCAGTCTGGCGCTGATCAAAAAGCCCAACTCATCTTCGGAAAGCAAAGGACTGGCCAATGCCACGGTTTTGTTCGTGATGCTTAATTTCGGATAAATCTCttagaaatcattatttttttttttccttgggagaagaagggggaggTCAGGATGGTAACCCGACCGTTTTACGGTGTTGGGAAGTTcttgaaaaggcagagaaaagctgcaaCAAATAAGCCTGTTCTTGacagccctgcgtgcggcagtggggtgcgcggggctccgcgggcgcggaggggaaCCCCGtatcctcgggggggggggggggggggggggaggaaaggccgcggccgccctgccccgtccccgctgGGTGACATTGCCGGTGCGTGGGGAAGGGAGAAACGTTTTGACTGATCAATTCGATACAAATTAGGTCACAAATATTGTGTACAGTTTGTAGTAAAACACCTCAGACATTTAAAAACGCTATAtaagtctttaaaaatgcaaaactagtCTATTGTAAAACAGATTCACCTGAAATACAGCTGATATAACCAAGGCGCTGGAAGGTTATTCATAGGCACAcatctgtctttccttttctgtcggttctttctttttttttttttttcctttttcccgtgggttttctttttttttttttcctccttttttgtgtgtgggttggttttgttttgtttttgtgtttttttttccccttcgtCCTAGCCGAGACCGAAAACAAACCTTGTCTGCGAGTAAACACCGTGCACTGATCGGCGGACAGGtcggagagagaaagaaatattgcCCCGGCGGCGAGCGGGCAGCCCCCGCTCCGCCTCTCCCGCCGCTCGGCAGCCGTCCGTTCCAGCCCCGGCGGCGGGTCCCCCGgtcagccccgctgccccggccgcccccggtcAGAGGTCGTGGCAGGCCGTGTCCGTTTTCACGCCGTGGGAGTACACCTCGTGCTGCGGCTGCTCGCCCGGCGGGGTCATGCGCTTCTCCTTCTGCCGCCGGTTGCAGAACCAGACCCGCAccacctccttctccagctgcagGCTGTCTGCCAGCGAGGAGATCTCCTGGGCGGCCGGCTTGGGACACTTGAGAAAGTGCGTTTCCAGCACGCCCTTGACACTCACCTCGATGGAGGTccgcttcttcctcttcctcccctgcgCCGCGATCTTGTCGATGCTGGTGGGGCTGCCGGTGGAGGAGTCGGCCTCCTCCAGCCACTTGTTCAGCAGCGGCTTCAGCTTGCACATGTTCTtgaagctgagctgcagggcctCGAAGCGGCAGATGGTGGTCTGCGAGAAGACGTTGCCGTAGAGGGTCCCCAGGGCCAAGCCCACGTCGGCCTGGGTGAAGCCCAGCTTGATGCGCCGCTGCTTGAACTGCTTGGCGAACTGCTCCAGCTCGTCCGAGGTCGGCGTCTCCTCATCCGAGTGGTCCTGGCAGTGGTGCCCGCCCAGCTCGCCGtgctccccgccgccctcgccccgcagccccgggtgcaagccctgcgcggcggcggcggcggcggcggcgggcggcggggtcAGCCCGCCGTGCTCCAGCATGCCGCCCACCGCGAAACCGGCCTGCGAGTAGACGTTGaggggctgcccggcggcggcgggggccagcGAGGCGCTGTGGGCCGGGCTGGCGCCCCAGGCGCTGGGGTGGTTGGCGTGGGGCGAGTGGTGGGAGACGTGGGGCGAGCGGTGGTGGATGATGGCGCCCAGCTGCAGGTCCTCGCGGCCCGGCTTGACGTCGGGCTGCTCCAGCGGGCCGCCGGCCAGCGCCGAGGGCCAGGGCCCGCCGTCGCTCAGGCTGGTCACCCAGTGGTGCCCCAGCGGGTGCCCATTGCCGGGGACGCCCTGCAGGTACTCgctctgcagcagcttctgcGGGTTGCGGAAGGGGCTCCCCTGCTGCATGCCCGCGCCGTCCGCATGGGCGAGCGAGCCGGAGCCGAGGAGGCTGTAGGGGTTGGAGGCGGCTGTGGCCAtggccgccgcgcagcccccacGAGTTATACTGTGGCGGCGCCGCCGCTTCAGCCTTTGACATCCACCGGCACGGCGGCCCGGGCAGCGGCCGACCGCCGACTGGCAGCCGCGCCGCCCAATGGGGgcgcgccgccggcggggccgcgccgcgcgggcCAATGGGAGGGACGAGGaggccggccgcggccgcgggggcggggcgagggtGCCGGGCGCCGCGCGGGCCCGAGGCAGGAAGTGAATCACTCCGCCGGCACCGGGGGCCGGGCGCGAGGCGGCCCCGCCGCTTAACTCCTTccgcgccgcgctccgcgccgggcggggagggaggggggggggggcgcgcgggGCACGGCTTAAATGGGGAGCGATTAGCGCCGGGGGAGCGCGCGGCAGAGGTTAAACGGCGGCGCCCCGGCGGCAGCCCTGCGGGACCAccccggcgcagcccggcccggcccggcccggcccggccccccgacGCGCCCCCGGGGCCCTCGCCGCCCTCGGCCCTCCGGGCCGGCCGGGCTGCGGTGCGCGGTGCCCGCTCCGCTCCTCTGCGCCGGTGGCTGCCGCTGCCCCGAGCCGCGCGTctcccgcctgccccgggccGCGCGCTCCCGCGGTGCGCGCTCAGGagccaacctcccccccccccccccccaataataataaaaaaaaagcccccGAAGGCGCTTTCCGGCCTCCCCGTCGGCAAACCCCGCCGGTGCCTCCTCGAAGTTTGCGCTGCGAAATGCAGGGGCGCGGTGCGCCGCCGGTGCGCGCCCGGCGTGCGGTCCGCAGGGCAAAACCGGGGGGACAAGGGACAAGCCGGGGGGACAAGGGACAAGCCGGGGGGACAAGGCGCGGGCGGCCCCCAGGCCccagcggggggcggggggaggagcgCGGTGCCCCCCGGCtcgcccgggcccggcgggcagagccccgcacccgccgtgccccgccggggcggcagccgcggggcggcggcggggagagccggaGCCCCGGTACCTCGGAACGGCTCCCGAGTTAAAAAATGACCTTTCCCTGCATAATTTTGGAGGTAACCTAGCTGCGTAATTATATTTGCACTTACAGAAGACTGCATCAGAGTTCCCTTATTGGTTTGAAATTCCATTAAATATATTGCAAGAGCTCCTAGGTTAAGCTTGATTTAAATTTGcatacattttcatatatttagcagaaataaaagaaggctTGCAGCTACCAGAAAGTCATTAAGGCATTAGTTTCTCTGAGAAGACAGATCCgaagaaaattcaagaaaatgagaaaatagaaataaataaggtGAGCGCTCCTCCGATTCCTTTATAGCCGGGTAGCATCGCTTTCctcattataataataataatcgcAATAATTTCTCGCCGGGGCTCGGGCAGGGCGCAGCGTGCGAGAGGGGGCAAAGGCAGGGCTGGCCCTTAAAGAGCAGCGCGGGGTGCGTGGCTGGCGGCGGATCGCGATATATCGGCGAGGCTGCGGGTCTCCGGGCGCATCCCCGGCGGGCGGCCGCTGCGCTGCGCAcccgcgcccgctccgcgcctgccgcagccccggggggggactcggaaaagaaattaaaaataaagtttgccGGCGGTGGGGGAGCGGGG contains:
- the POU3F4 gene encoding POU domain, class 3, transcription factor 4, which encodes MATAASNPYSLLGSGSLAHADGAGMQQGSPFRNPQKLLQSEYLQGVPGNGHPLGHHWVTSLSDGGPWPSALAGGPLEQPDVKPGREDLQLGAIIHHRSPHVSHHSPHANHPSAWGASPAHSASLAPAAAGQPLNVYSQAGFAVGGMLEHGGLTPPPAAAAAAAAQGLHPGLRGEGGGEHGELGGHHCQDHSDEETPTSDELEQFAKQFKQRRIKLGFTQADVGLALGTLYGNVFSQTTICRFEALQLSFKNMCKLKPLLNKWLEEADSSTGSPTSIDKIAAQGRKRKKRTSIEVSVKGVLETHFLKCPKPAAQEISSLADSLQLEKEVVRVWFCNRRQKEKRMTPPGEQPQHEVYSHGVKTDTACHDL